In one window of Streptomyces sp. FXJ1.172 DNA:
- a CDS encoding LppU/SCO3897 family protein: MTTPPPQGQNPFAQGQQAYGQPQAPYPPQGGYPQQPGQPGFPQPGAAPYAPVPPQQPKRGFRQHLRKAGIVVGLIVIAGGWYFHNSDDTTKLAVGDCLTNKGSSSSPDIQQLDCSNPKADYKVLKKDGGTSLSQLACQSVQGTTAAIEWKEGSDSFVLCLGDNK, from the coding sequence GTGACGACTCCGCCGCCCCAGGGCCAGAACCCATTTGCACAGGGCCAGCAGGCGTACGGCCAGCCCCAGGCCCCGTACCCTCCGCAGGGCGGCTACCCGCAGCAGCCGGGTCAGCCCGGGTTCCCCCAGCCGGGCGCGGCACCGTATGCACCGGTGCCTCCTCAGCAGCCGAAGCGCGGCTTCAGGCAGCACCTGCGCAAGGCCGGCATCGTCGTCGGCCTCATCGTCATAGCGGGCGGCTGGTACTTCCACAACAGCGACGACACCACGAAGCTGGCTGTCGGCGACTGCCTGACGAACAAGGGGAGTAGCAGTTCCCCGGACATCCAGCAGCTGGACTGCAGCAACCCGAAGGCGGACTACAAGGTGCTCAAGAAGGACGGCGGCACCAGCCTGTCCCAGCTCGCCTGCCAGTCGGTCCAGGGAACGACCGCGGCCATCGAGTGGAAGGAAGGCAGCGACTCCTTCGTCCTCTGCCTGGGAGACAACAAGTAG
- a CDS encoding MFS transporter, translating into MPVVRDLRVLLRFRYFRRLLYVRLLSQGADGVYQIALAAYVVFSPEKQTSATAIASAMAVLLLPYSVVGPFAGVLLDRWRRRQVFLYGNLLRALMASATAVLIIAHVPDWLFYVSALCVTAVNRFVLAGLSAALPRVVDHERLVMANSLSPTAGTLAATAGGGLAFVVRLVVADSDAAVVLLGALLYLCAALASLSLAPGQLGPDPELVQPHLATALAGTARDLVAAARHLAAPPRREAAWALAAMTLLRFCYGALLVMLLMLCRYAFASTPDAGLRLLGLALGTSAAGFFAAAVVTPWAAGRLGPGRWIAVCAAAAAVLELSLGLPFAVGPMLVATFVLGLTTQGAKIATDTVVQSSVDDGFRGRVFSVYDVLFNVAFVGAAAVAALMLPPDGRSATLVITVAVIYGAVAGAMGRFELR; encoded by the coding sequence ATGCCCGTCGTGCGTGACCTGCGCGTCCTGCTGCGTTTTCGGTACTTCCGACGTCTGCTGTACGTCCGCCTGTTGTCCCAGGGCGCCGACGGCGTCTACCAGATCGCGCTCGCCGCGTACGTCGTGTTCTCCCCGGAGAAACAGACCTCGGCCACGGCGATCGCCTCGGCGATGGCTGTGCTGCTGCTCCCCTACTCTGTGGTCGGCCCCTTCGCGGGCGTCCTGCTGGACCGCTGGCGGCGCCGGCAGGTCTTCCTCTACGGCAACCTGCTGCGCGCTCTGATGGCGTCGGCGACGGCCGTGCTGATCATCGCCCACGTCCCGGACTGGCTCTTCTACGTCTCGGCGCTGTGCGTGACCGCCGTCAACCGTTTCGTCCTCGCGGGCCTGTCCGCCGCGTTGCCGCGCGTTGTCGACCATGAGCGCCTCGTGATGGCCAACTCCCTCTCGCCGACCGCCGGTACGCTCGCCGCGACGGCGGGCGGCGGCCTCGCCTTCGTCGTGCGACTGGTGGTTGCGGACTCCGACGCCGCGGTGGTGCTGCTGGGAGCCCTGCTGTACCTGTGCGCGGCGCTCGCGTCCCTGAGCCTCGCGCCCGGGCAGCTGGGGCCGGACCCCGAGTTGGTCCAGCCCCATCTGGCGACGGCGCTCGCCGGCACCGCCCGCGACCTGGTGGCGGCCGCACGTCACCTCGCCGCACCGCCACGCCGGGAGGCAGCCTGGGCGCTCGCCGCGATGACGCTGCTGCGGTTCTGCTACGGCGCCCTGCTGGTCATGCTGCTGATGCTGTGCCGCTACGCCTTCGCCTCGACCCCGGATGCCGGACTGCGGCTGCTGGGGCTGGCATTGGGCACGTCGGCCGCCGGCTTCTTCGCGGCGGCCGTGGTGACGCCCTGGGCTGCGGGACGGCTCGGCCCAGGACGCTGGATCGCCGTGTGCGCCGCGGCGGCCGCGGTCCTGGAACTCTCCCTCGGCCTCCCATTCGCCGTCGGCCCCATGCTGGTCGCGACCTTCGTGCTGGGCCTGACCACACAGGGCGCGAAGATCGCGACCGACACGGTCGTGCAGTCCTCGGTGGACGACGGCTTCCGCGGGCGCGTCTTCTCCGTCTACGACGTCCTGTTCAACGTCGCCTTCGTCGGTGCCGCCGCGGTGGCCGCCCTGATGCTGCCACCGGACGGCCGCTCGGCGACGCTGGTCATCACGGTCGCTGTGATCTACGGAGCGGTTGCTGGCGCTATGGGCCGCTTTGAACTCCGCTGA
- a CDS encoding inositol-3-phosphate synthase translates to MGSVRVAVVGVGNCAASLVQGVEYYKDADAASKVPGLMHVQFGDYHVRDIEFVAAFDVDAKKVGLDLADAIGASENNTIKICDVPTSGVTVQRGHTLDGLGKYYRQTIEESEAEPVDVVQVLKDKQVDVLVCYLPVGSEDAAKFYAQCAIDAKVAFVNALPVFIAGTKEWADKFTEAGVPIVGDDIKSQVGATITHRVMAKLFEDRGVILDRTMQLNVGGNMDFKNMLERERLESKKISKTQAVTSQIPDRDLGEKNVHIGPSDYVAWLDDRKWAYVRLEGRAFGDVPLNLEYKLEVWDSPNSAGVIIDALRAAKIAKDRGIGGPILSASSYFMKSPPVQYFDDEARENVEKFIRGEVER, encoded by the coding sequence ATGGGTTCGGTTCGCGTAGCCGTCGTCGGCGTGGGCAACTGCGCCGCGTCGCTGGTGCAGGGAGTCGAGTACTACAAGGACGCCGACGCGGCGTCCAAGGTCCCCGGCTTGATGCACGTGCAGTTCGGTGACTACCACGTGCGCGACATCGAGTTCGTCGCCGCCTTCGACGTCGACGCCAAGAAGGTCGGCCTCGACCTCGCGGACGCGATCGGCGCCTCCGAGAACAACACCATCAAGATCTGCGACGTGCCCACCTCCGGTGTCACCGTCCAGCGCGGCCACACCCTCGACGGCCTCGGCAAGTACTACCGCCAGACCATCGAGGAGTCCGAGGCCGAGCCGGTCGACGTCGTCCAGGTCCTGAAGGACAAGCAGGTCGACGTCCTGGTCTGCTACCTGCCCGTGGGCTCCGAGGACGCGGCGAAGTTCTACGCCCAGTGCGCCATCGACGCCAAGGTCGCCTTCGTCAACGCCCTCCCGGTCTTCATCGCCGGCACCAAGGAGTGGGCGGACAAGTTCACCGAGGCGGGCGTCCCGATCGTCGGTGACGACATCAAGTCCCAGGTCGGCGCCACCATCACGCACCGCGTCATGGCGAAGCTGTTCGAGGACCGCGGTGTCATCCTGGACCGCACGATGCAGCTGAACGTCGGCGGCAACATGGACTTCAAGAACATGCTCGAGCGCGAGCGCCTGGAGTCCAAGAAGATCTCGAAGACGCAGGCCGTCACCTCCCAGATCCCCGACCGGGACCTCGGCGAGAAGAACGTCCACATCGGCCCGTCCGACTACGTCGCCTGGCTGGACGACCGCAAGTGGGCCTACGTCCGCCTCGAGGGCCGCGCCTTCGGTGACGTCCCGCTGAACCTGGAGTACAAGCTCGAGGTCTGGGACTCCCCGAACTCCGCGGGTGTCATCATCGACGCCCTGCGCGCCGCGAAGATCGCCAAGGACCGCGGCATCGGCGGCCCGATCCTGTCGGCGTCCTCGTACTTCATGAAGTCCCCGCCGGTCCAGTACTTCGACGACGAGGCCCGCGAGAACGTCGAGAAGTTCATCCGCGGTGAGGTCGAGCGCTAG
- a CDS encoding PadR family transcriptional regulator, with protein sequence MSRRSGILEFAVLGLLRESPMHGYELRKRLNTSLGVFRAFSYGTLYPCLKTLVANGWLIEEPGNTHEDALAAPLAGRRAKIVYRLTAEGKEHFEELLSQTGPDAYEDEHFAARFAFFGQTSRDVRMRVLEGRRSRLEERLEKMRTSLGRTRERLDDYTLELQRHGMESVEREVRWLNELIESERAGRDLRGTASGESAQQDTTTGSTGGLPRPGETPRTDTPGDTAT encoded by the coding sequence ATGAGCCGACGTTCCGGCATCCTCGAGTTCGCCGTGCTCGGCCTGCTGCGCGAGTCCCCGATGCACGGCTATGAGCTGCGCAAACGCCTCAACACGTCCCTGGGGGTGTTCCGTGCGTTCAGCTACGGGACCCTGTATCCCTGCCTCAAGACGCTGGTCGCCAACGGCTGGTTGATCGAGGAACCGGGCAACACCCATGAGGACGCCCTCGCCGCTCCGCTCGCCGGCCGCCGCGCCAAGATCGTCTATCGGTTGACGGCGGAGGGGAAGGAGCACTTCGAGGAGCTGCTCTCGCAGACCGGGCCCGACGCCTACGAGGACGAGCACTTCGCCGCGCGGTTCGCCTTTTTCGGGCAGACGTCACGCGATGTACGTATGCGCGTGCTGGAGGGCCGGCGCAGCCGCCTGGAGGAGCGCCTGGAGAAGATGCGCACCTCTCTGGGGCGCACGCGAGAGCGCCTCGACGACTACACACTCGAGCTCCAGCGCCACGGGATGGAGTCCGTGGAGCGCGAAGTGCGCTGGCTGAACGAGCTCATCGAGAGCGAGCGGGCCGGGCGGGACCTGAGGGGTACCGCATCCGGGGAGTCCGCTCAGCAGGACACCACCACTGGATCGACGGGCGGCCTGCCCCGTCCCGGGGAGACCCCCCGGACGGATACGCCCGGCGACACCGCCACGTGA
- a CDS encoding transglycosylase domain-containing protein: MPSWKLVTGLFLGFVGSLVALVGVGYAMVSIPSENDAAKSQNNVYYWADGSQMVATGTGVNRQNVSIDQIPEAMQWAVISAENKSFYQDSGVDPQGLLRAVVNMARGGQTQGGSTITQQFVKNTYLSQQQTLTRKFKEMFISIKVGTKLDKKQILQGYLNTSYFGRGAYGIQAAAQTYYGKNAVDLQPSQCAVLAALLKGPTYFDPAGNADLDPSATQKANTARSQARWKWILGQMHDDHHLTDDQYRTAIAKYPVPDGRKATRGMTGQISYLVDTAKKYVLAHSDITEAQFDQGGYQIRTTFKKDKVNELAAAVKKVQKERLDPKHRELDKYVQFGAASVVPKDGAIVALYGGDGYENGHFTNNADTSGVPVGSTWKPFVLAAAMEYGTYKTEPQGISPLSKYNGNDHLKVTKPDGSYYLNKDNSYFFQNNESNYKWGYITLRKAMEQSINTPFVQLGVDVGLTKVRDVAKASGILDDSFSTLNPSFAIGTSTPSAIRMADAYSTFAASGQHTDPYSVTSVKKDGQELPGFTKPKISSAMPDNVANNVTDVLQNVIQNGTGQNAKALGRTAAGKTGTTDSNKSAWFVGYTQQLSTSVAMFRENPKDHELLSMNGTAGVESIHGGDIPTSVWTEYMKAALKNANDPGFPSATEIGKIQDEAGAPTPTPTPTITPSQTATQSPSPTPSATNTSPSPTASDTCQWSWGNNCNGNGNGNGGTDTGGTTGGTSPTPTPTDTTGNGNSRGNGNGGIFAGPTG; this comes from the coding sequence ATGCCCTCCTGGAAGCTCGTCACCGGGCTGTTCCTCGGCTTCGTCGGCAGCCTGGTCGCGCTGGTCGGCGTCGGCTACGCGATGGTCTCGATCCCCAGCGAGAACGACGCGGCCAAGTCCCAGAACAACGTCTACTACTGGGCCGACGGCAGCCAGATGGTGGCCACGGGCACCGGCGTCAACCGCCAGAACGTCAGCATCGACCAGATCCCCGAGGCGATGCAGTGGGCCGTGATCTCGGCCGAGAACAAGAGCTTCTACCAGGACTCGGGTGTCGACCCCCAGGGGCTCCTGCGCGCCGTGGTCAACATGGCGCGGGGCGGCCAGACGCAGGGTGGTTCGACGATCACCCAGCAGTTCGTGAAGAACACCTACCTGAGCCAGCAGCAGACCCTCACCCGTAAGTTCAAGGAGATGTTCATCTCCATCAAGGTGGGGACGAAGCTCGACAAGAAGCAGATCCTCCAGGGTTACCTGAACACCTCGTACTTCGGTCGCGGTGCCTATGGCATCCAGGCGGCGGCGCAGACGTACTACGGCAAGAACGCGGTGGACCTCCAGCCGAGCCAGTGCGCGGTTCTCGCGGCGCTGCTCAAGGGCCCGACGTACTTCGACCCGGCCGGCAACGCGGACCTCGACCCGTCGGCGACCCAGAAGGCGAACACGGCACGGTCGCAGGCGCGGTGGAAGTGGATCCTCGGGCAGATGCACGACGACCATCACCTCACCGACGACCAGTACCGGACCGCCATCGCGAAGTACCCCGTGCCAGACGGCCGCAAGGCGACCCGGGGCATGACCGGCCAGATCAGCTACCTGGTGGACACGGCGAAGAAGTACGTCCTCGCGCACTCCGACATCACCGAGGCGCAGTTCGACCAGGGCGGCTACCAGATCAGGACGACCTTCAAGAAGGACAAGGTCAACGAGCTGGCCGCGGCCGTGAAGAAGGTCCAGAAGGAACGCCTCGATCCGAAACACCGTGAGCTGGACAAGTACGTCCAGTTCGGTGCGGCCTCGGTGGTGCCCAAGGACGGCGCGATCGTCGCTCTGTACGGCGGTGACGGATACGAGAACGGCCACTTCACGAACAACGCCGACACCTCTGGTGTCCCGGTCGGTTCGACGTGGAAGCCGTTCGTCCTCGCCGCGGCGATGGAGTACGGGACCTACAAGACCGAGCCGCAGGGCATCTCCCCGCTGAGCAAGTACAACGGCAACGATCACCTCAAGGTGACCAAGCCTGACGGGTCGTACTATCTCAACAAGGACAACTCGTACTTCTTCCAGAACAACGAGAGCAACTACAAGTGGGGCTACATCACCCTGCGCAAGGCGATGGAGCAGTCCATCAACACACCGTTCGTGCAGCTCGGTGTGGATGTGGGGCTGACGAAGGTCCGGGACGTCGCCAAGGCGTCCGGGATCCTCGACGACAGCTTCTCGACCCTGAACCCGTCCTTCGCCATCGGTACCTCGACCCCGAGCGCGATCCGTATGGCCGACGCGTACTCGACCTTCGCCGCGTCCGGTCAGCACACGGACCCGTACTCGGTGACCTCGGTGAAGAAGGACGGTCAGGAGCTGCCCGGCTTCACCAAGCCGAAGATCAGCTCGGCGATGCCCGACAACGTGGCGAACAACGTCACGGACGTGCTGCAGAACGTGATCCAGAACGGTACGGGTCAGAACGCCAAGGCCCTGGGCCGTACGGCGGCGGGCAAGACCGGTACCACCGACAGCAACAAGTCGGCCTGGTTCGTCGGCTACACCCAGCAGCTGTCCACCTCGGTGGCGATGTTCCGTGAGAACCCCAAGGACCACGAGCTGCTGTCCATGAACGGCACGGCCGGCGTGGAGTCGATCCACGGTGGTGACATCCCGACGTCGGTGTGGACCGAGTACATGAAGGCCGCACTGAAGAACGCCAACGACCCCGGCTTCCCGAGCGCCACAGAGATCGGCAAGATCCAGGACGAGGCGGGTGCTCCCACCCCCACCCCGACCCCGACCATCACGCCGAGCCAGACGGCGACCCAGTCGCCGAGCCCGACGCCGAGCGCGACGAACACGTCCCCGTCCCCGACGGCGAGCGACACCTGCCAGTGGAGCTGGGGCAACAACTGCAACGGCAACGGCAATGGCAACGGTGGTACGGACACGGGTGGCACCACCGGAGGAACCTCTCCGACACCGACTCCCACGGATACGACCGGTAACGGCAATTCGCGAGGGAACGGCAACGGAGGCATCTTCGCCGGGCCGACCGGCTAG
- a CDS encoding glycosyltransferase family 87 protein produces MPSAEKTPASVHEPEPVRSAVAEPVQPTREDEVAAAGSELIGGPLGRRALLGTSWWTPVRIVVLVTIGMFALGLVQKAPCYHSAWFFGASSQYTKACYSDIPHLYQGRGFADHLVPYFDKLPDDMSGGMGYLEYPVLTGVFMEVASWLTPHSGTIQYQEQWYWFVNAAMLLVCAVIIAVCVARTHRRRPWDGLLVALAPAVMLTATVNWDLLAVALMAAAMLMWARSRPIAFGVLLGLATAAKLYPVFLLGPLLVLCWRAGKWREFVQATISTVLAWVVVNLPVMMFAFQGWSKFYTFSHDRGVDFGSFWLIWAQNSSNPPSTGFVNTAATVLVLLCCLGIAALTFIAPRRPRFAQLAFLVVAAFILTNKVYSPQYVLWLVPLAVLARPKWRDFLIWQACELAYFMGIWMYLAYTTSGDAHKGLPTTGYHWSIVMHLAGTLYLCAVVVRDILMPERDVVRRSGDDDPSGGVLDGAEDVFVLGAAAHPPRHAAHFEGPQVDWGRQLPPSSESRSL; encoded by the coding sequence ATGCCCAGTGCAGAGAAGACGCCCGCGAGCGTGCACGAGCCCGAGCCCGTGCGGTCCGCGGTGGCAGAGCCGGTGCAGCCGACCAGGGAGGACGAGGTCGCCGCGGCCGGCAGTGAGCTGATCGGCGGTCCCCTGGGGCGGCGTGCCCTGCTCGGGACCTCCTGGTGGACCCCCGTACGGATCGTCGTGCTCGTGACGATCGGCATGTTCGCCCTCGGCCTGGTCCAGAAGGCGCCGTGCTACCACAGCGCCTGGTTCTTCGGCGCCAGCTCCCAGTACACCAAGGCCTGCTACTCGGACATCCCGCACCTCTACCAGGGGCGCGGTTTCGCCGACCATCTCGTGCCGTACTTCGACAAGCTCCCGGACGACATGTCCGGCGGCATGGGCTACCTCGAATACCCGGTGCTGACTGGCGTGTTCATGGAGGTGGCCTCCTGGCTGACTCCGCACAGCGGCACGATCCAGTACCAGGAGCAGTGGTACTGGTTCGTCAACGCGGCCATGCTGCTCGTGTGCGCGGTCATCATCGCCGTCTGCGTGGCCCGCACCCACCGCCGGCGCCCCTGGGACGGCCTACTCGTCGCTCTGGCGCCCGCCGTCATGCTGACCGCGACCGTCAACTGGGACCTGCTGGCCGTGGCGCTCATGGCGGCCGCCATGCTGATGTGGGCCCGGAGCCGTCCCATCGCCTTCGGTGTCCTCCTGGGCCTCGCCACGGCCGCCAAGCTCTATCCCGTGTTCCTGCTCGGCCCCCTGCTGGTGCTGTGCTGGCGGGCCGGAAAGTGGCGGGAGTTCGTCCAGGCCACGATCAGTACGGTGCTGGCCTGGGTCGTGGTCAACCTGCCGGTGATGATGTTCGCCTTCCAGGGCTGGTCGAAGTTCTATACGTTCAGCCACGACCGGGGCGTCGACTTCGGCTCCTTCTGGCTGATCTGGGCGCAGAACTCCAGCAACCCGCCGTCGACCGGCTTCGTGAACACCGCCGCCACGGTGCTGGTCCTGCTGTGCTGCCTCGGCATCGCCGCGCTGACGTTCATCGCCCCGCGCCGGCCCCGCTTCGCCCAACTGGCCTTCCTGGTGGTGGCGGCCTTCATCCTCACCAACAAGGTCTACTCCCCGCAGTACGTCCTGTGGCTGGTGCCGCTTGCGGTCCTCGCCCGGCCCAAGTGGCGCGACTTCCTGATCTGGCAGGCGTGCGAGCTGGCCTACTTCATGGGCATCTGGATGTACCTCGCGTACACGACCAGCGGAGACGCCCACAAGGGGCTGCCGACGACCGGCTATCACTGGTCGATCGTGATGCACCTGGCGGGCACGCTGTACCTGTGTGCCGTCGTCGTACGCGACATCCTCATGCCGGAGCGGGATGTGGTGCGCCGGTCCGGTGACGACGACCCCTCGGGCGGGGTGCTCGACGGCGCGGAGGACGTTTTCGTACTCGGTGCGGCGGCTCATCCGCCCCGGCACGCGGCCCACTTCGAGGGGCCTCAGGTGGACTGGGGCAGGCAGCTGCCGCCCTCCTCGGAGAGCCGTTCGCTCTGA
- a CDS encoding alanine racemase: MALTLYVDTARWRAHHKHVQEQFPGLVPVCKGNGYGFGHERLSEEATRLGSDLLAVGTTYEAARIKDFFSGDLLVLTPYRRGEEPVPLPDRVVRSVSSIDGVYGLVGARVVIEVMSSMKRHGISEQDLPQLHQAIENVRLEGFAIHLPLDRTDGSDAVEEVIGWMDRLRAARLPLHTMFVSHLKADDLVRLQQQFPQTRFRARIGTRLWLGDHDSTEYRGAVLDVTRVAKGDRFGYRQQKAASDGFLVVVAGGTSHGVGLEAPKALHGVMPRAKGVARAGLATVNRNLSPFVWGGKQRWFAEPPHMQVSILFVPSDAPEPKVGDELVAHLRHTTTQFDRIVDR; the protein is encoded by the coding sequence ATGGCGCTCACGCTCTACGTCGACACCGCGCGCTGGCGGGCGCACCACAAGCACGTGCAGGAGCAGTTCCCGGGACTCGTCCCGGTCTGCAAGGGCAACGGCTACGGCTTCGGGCACGAACGGCTCTCCGAGGAGGCCACGCGGCTGGGCTCGGACCTGCTCGCCGTCGGCACGACCTACGAGGCCGCCCGCATCAAGGACTTCTTCAGCGGCGACCTGCTGGTGCTGACGCCGTACCGGCGGGGTGAGGAGCCCGTGCCGCTGCCCGACCGGGTGGTGCGCTCGGTGTCGTCGATCGACGGTGTGTACGGCCTCGTCGGCGCCCGTGTCGTCATCGAGGTGATGTCGTCGATGAAGCGGCACGGCATCAGCGAGCAGGACCTGCCGCAGCTGCACCAGGCCATAGAGAACGTCCGGCTGGAGGGCTTCGCCATCCATCTGCCGCTGGACCGCACCGACGGCTCGGACGCCGTCGAGGAGGTCATCGGCTGGATGGACCGGCTGCGCGCGGCCCGGCTGCCGCTGCACACGATGTTCGTCAGCCATCTCAAGGCCGACGATCTCGTCCGGCTCCAGCAGCAGTTCCCGCAGACCCGGTTCCGCGCCCGCATCGGCACGCGACTGTGGCTGGGGGACCATGACTCCACCGAGTACCGCGGTGCCGTCCTGGACGTCACGCGCGTGGCCAAGGGCGACCGGTTCGGCTACCGGCAGCAGAAGGCGGCCTCGGACGGCTTCCTGGTGGTCGTGGCGGGCGGAACGTCGCACGGGGTGGGCCTGGAGGCCCCGAAGGCCCTGCACGGCGTCATGCCGCGTGCCAAGGGCGTCGCACGGGCCGGCCTCGCCACGGTCAACCGGAACCTTTCTCCGTTCGTCTGGGGCGGCAAGCAGCGCTGGTTCGCCGAGCCGCCGCACATGCAGGTGTCGATCCTGTTCGTGCCTTCGGACGCCCCGGAGCCGAAGGTCGGCGACGAGCTGGTGGCCCATCTGCGGCACACCACCACCCAGTTCGACCGGATCGTGGACCGCTGA
- the femX gene encoding peptidoglycan bridge formation glycyltransferase FemX: MSLTLRTISREQHLAYIQSLPAASHMQVPAWADVKAEWRSEHLGWFDDRTGEMVGAGLVLYRQLPKIKRYLAYLPEGPVINWFAPNLDDWIQPMLAHLKQQGAFSVKMGPPVIIRRWNAETIKKGIQDQDVKRLRDMEADFIEPRAFEVADKLRRMGWQQGEDGGAGFGDVQPRYVFQVPLANRSLEEVHKNFNQLWRRNIKKAEKAGVEVVQGGYQDLAEWQRLYEITAVRDHFRPRPLSYFQRMWTALNTEDPNRMRLYFARHNGVNLSAATMLIVGGHVWYSYGASDNIGREVRPSNAMQWRMLRDAYALGATVYDLRGISDSLDETDHLFGLIQFKVGTGGQAAEYLGEWDFPLNKLLHKALDIYMSRR; encoded by the coding sequence ATGAGCCTGACCCTGAGGACCATCAGCCGCGAGCAGCATCTGGCCTACATCCAGAGCCTGCCGGCGGCGAGCCACATGCAGGTCCCGGCCTGGGCCGATGTCAAGGCGGAGTGGCGTTCGGAGCACCTGGGCTGGTTCGACGACCGCACCGGCGAAATGGTCGGCGCGGGCCTGGTCCTCTACCGCCAGCTGCCCAAGATCAAGCGCTACCTCGCCTACCTGCCCGAGGGCCCGGTCATCAACTGGTTCGCGCCGAATCTGGACGACTGGATCCAGCCGATGCTGGCGCACCTGAAGCAGCAGGGTGCCTTCTCGGTGAAGATGGGTCCGCCGGTGATCATCCGCCGCTGGAACGCGGAGACCATCAAGAAGGGCATCCAGGACCAGGACGTCAAGCGACTGCGCGACATGGAGGCCGACTTCATCGAGCCGCGCGCCTTCGAGGTGGCCGACAAGCTGCGTCGCATGGGCTGGCAGCAGGGCGAGGACGGCGGCGCCGGCTTCGGCGACGTCCAGCCGCGCTACGTCTTCCAGGTGCCGCTGGCGAACCGTTCCCTGGAAGAGGTGCACAAGAACTTCAACCAGCTGTGGCGGCGCAACATCAAGAAGGCCGAGAAGGCCGGCGTCGAGGTCGTCCAGGGTGGCTACCAGGACCTGGCCGAGTGGCAGCGGCTGTACGAGATCACGGCCGTGCGCGACCACTTCCGGCCCCGCCCGCTGTCGTACTTCCAGCGCATGTGGACGGCCCTCAACACCGAGGACCCGAACCGGATGCGGCTGTACTTCGCCCGGCACAACGGCGTGAACCTCTCGGCCGCGACGATGCTGATCGTCGGCGGGCACGTCTGGTACTCCTACGGCGCCTCGGACAACATCGGCCGCGAGGTCCGGCCCTCGAACGCGATGCAGTGGCGGATGCTGCGCGACGCGTACGCGCTCGGCGCGACTGTCTACGACCTGCGCGGCATCTCCGACTCGCTGGACGAGACGGACCACCTGTTCGGCCTGATCCAGTTCAAGGTCGGCACGGGCGGGCAGGCCGCCGAGTACCTCGGCGAGTGGGACTTCCCGCTGAACAAGCTGCTCCACAAGGCACTCGACATCTACATGTCCCGCCGTTGA
- the rpsF gene encoding 30S ribosomal protein S6: MRHYEVMVILDPDLEERAVAPLIENFLSVVREGNGKVEKVDTWGRRRLAYEIKKKPEGIYSVIDLQAEPAVVKELDRQMNLNESVLRTKVLRPETH; this comes from the coding sequence ATGCGTCACTACGAGGTGATGGTCATCCTCGACCCCGATCTGGAGGAGCGCGCTGTCGCCCCTCTGATCGAGAACTTCCTCTCCGTCGTCCGTGAGGGCAACGGCAAGGTGGAGAAGGTCGACACCTGGGGCCGTCGTCGTCTCGCGTACGAGATCAAGAAGAAGCCCGAGGGCATCTACTCGGTCATCGACCTGCAGGCCGAGCCTGCGGTCGTCAAGGAGCTCGACCGCCAGATGAACCTGAACGAGTCGGTCCTCCGGACCAAGGTCCTCCGCCCCGAGACCCACTGA
- a CDS encoding single-stranded DNA-binding protein codes for MAGETVITVIGNLVDDPELRFTPSGAAVAKFRVASTPRTFDRQTNEWKDGESLFLTCSVWRQAAENVAESLQRGMRVIVQGRLKQRSYEDREGVKRTVYELDVEEVGPSLRNATAKVTKTAGGGRGGQGGYGGGGGQGGGGWGGAPGGGQQGGGAPADDPWATGAPAGGQQGGGGGWGGNSGGGGGYSDEPPF; via the coding sequence ATGGCAGGCGAGACCGTCATCACGGTCATCGGCAATCTTGTCGACGACCCCGAGCTGCGCTTCACCCCGTCCGGTGCGGCGGTCGCGAAGTTCCGCGTCGCGTCCACTCCCCGCACCTTCGACCGCCAGACGAACGAGTGGAAGGACGGCGAGAGCCTCTTCCTCACCTGCTCGGTCTGGCGTCAGGCGGCGGAGAACGTCGCCGAGTCGCTCCAGCGAGGCATGCGCGTGATCGTGCAGGGCCGGCTGAAGCAGCGGTCCTACGAGGACCGTGAGGGCGTCAAGCGCACGGTCTACGAGCTGGACGTCGAGGAAGTCGGCCCCAGCCTGCGCAACGCCACGGCCAAGGTCACCAAGACCGCCGGTGGCGGCCGCGGTGGCCAGGGCGGTTACGGCGGCGGTGGCGGCCAGGGTGGCGGCGGCTGGGGCGGAGCCCCCGGCGGCGGCCAGCAGGGCGGCGGCGCTCCGGCCGACGACCCGTGGGCGACCGGCGCTCCCGCCGGCGGCCAGCAGGGCGGTGGCGGTGGCTGGGGTGGAAACTCCGGCGGTGGCGGCGGCTACTCGGACGAGCCCCCCTTCTAA
- the rpsR gene encoding 30S ribosomal protein S18: MAKPPVRKPKKKVCAFCKDKVTYVDYKDTNMLRKFISDRGKIRARRVTGNCTQHQRDVATAVKNSREMALLPYTSTAR, translated from the coding sequence ATGGCGAAGCCGCCTGTGCGCAAGCCGAAGAAGAAGGTCTGCGCTTTCTGCAAGGACAAGGTCACGTACGTGGACTACAAGGACACGAACATGCTGCGGAAGTTCATTTCCGACCGCGGCAAGATCCGTGCCCGCCGCGTGACCGGCAACTGCACGCAGCACCAGCGTGACGTCGCCACGGCCGTCAAGAACAGCCGTGAGATGGCGCTGCTGCCCTACACGTCCACCGCGCGCTAA